The DNA segment AATAGAAGCAAATTTATATCCAGAGTTATTTTTTCGCCTCAAGTTTGCTGTGGCACTGCCATGACTTGCAAAATTATAACCTGGCATCCATTTTACATCTCTTATCGAATCTGAAGCAGTATTAATGTTTATATCACTTCTAGTGGATCCATTTAAAGAACCCGTCCTTAAATCCCATATCTTGATACAGCCATCTTGACCACCACTAATTAACAGATTACTATCCACCATATTGAAATCAAAACTATTTACAGCTCTTGTGTGTTCTGAATAAGAAGTTATTAGTGTTTTATCCAATTTTTCTGCCTTATTTATGTCATAAATTGATATCACTGTCGACTTGGCACATATTGCAacataatttttataattattaaaaccTGTTTTCACATCTGCTATTGTACTTAATTTTAGTTGTCTATGCCTTTTATTCAGGTTTGACGATACTGCAGCATTTGAAATGGAACTTGATGCAGTTGTATCTGTAAAGTTATGAATTAAAGATATTGTTTTATCTTCCTCTGAAAATTTATAGTAACCTAAATGTGATTTACCTGCACAGATCAAACCGTTAGAATTCGgatcatttattttatctatACTTGAGAACTCTTTTTGTAAGTAGGTTGAATATACCAAACCTGTTGATTTCGGTACTGTCGGTACACTCACCGTTCTACTAAGACTTGGTTTAATTCTCATTGTTTGATTCTCAGTGACAGTTATATTTCTATTTGGATCAAAACTCGATGGTCCACTGTTTCCTCCATAAGAATACCTTGAATGGAGATGAGATCTAGGtgaattttcaattgctGAAATCTGTGAAGAATTTCCATGATGTTGTTGGAaagaatttcttttaaaaacGATTGCATTGGACTCATTTCTGCTAAAGCTATTAGACTTATTTTTCACTATGGGTATATTTGTATTGCTCATTTCTTGAAGGACTTAAAAATCGTGCTTCTTATTTATAATCATTGATATGCATGTACCCATGAGAAAATTCGCTTACCACTATTATGAGCAAAGATGAGTTTAATGATTATTATGTGACTATTTAGTCCTTGTTTAGTTGCCACTTCTTTATAAActatatcttttattttttgccttaaatatataaagtacgttaattttatttttgattcttAAATTTTAGGAAAAGTAATTACTTACTTAAGGTCCGACAGACATAGTAAAGAAAGAATGCGAGTAATAAACCAATAACTAAAGAACGAAAAGGTTCAAAGATAATcatgaaaagaaattgtaattttaaataaatataaaggAATTGTATAAATGTGTGACGATAAGTTTTCTATAAAAGACAACTGGTAAAGTAGCAGCTAGATCTATAAATGctattttcttcttgtcGTTATCATCAACCTTGGAGGTCATTACTTGGATCAAAAATTGTCTCTAAAAAAGCGAAACAAACTCATGCCAATAGAATTAAATAGTTTATTCTTGATATAGTTTGAGATTTCGGAATTTACTATGGCGTTTATGTTTTAGCTGATTTCTTTTGCAGAGATGCGAGttcattaaagaaattagcATTTACAATCGAATTTAAGGTTGTCAAACACATAGTTTGTTTGGATGGAGTGAAATTGTTTGATATCTGAAGAGTTGAATTATCGTTATTTCTATAAACATGGACTTTACTCTGTTGgtaaaaaaacattttaaCCCTATCCAAGTATTCAAAACCGTATAATTCGAAATAATTATTAGTGAAATTACAAAGTAATTGTATCACGTTTTGGAATGTTATGGAAGAATTTTCGACATGTTCTGATGGTATTACAGGGGAAGTATTTTTTACAGAACCTGCATctataatttgaaaatgaaaaaattatcaatgtTTGGTAAATTTGAGTATTTATTCAACTCCTCTTCATCCATTTCATGAAATTGTGAATAGTAATTTTTCACTCTATTCGAAAAACTTGTGATTGCGAATTTGTATGACTTATCAAAATAATCTTCATTGAACGATTTATTATGAATGTTATACCTTATGAAGTCTCGATTGTGACAAGTTATTTGTAATATCATTGGGATTATCGTAAATGTATTTGAGTTTTGGTTATACGCATCTAATTCCTGGACAACGTATTCTCTTctctttaaatttgaatttgtagCATCGAATATTGCAATATCACACtcatcattatcaataGACTCTAACAAATTATGCAATGTAATCTTTGCGaattcttctttcaaatttgaatgtTTTTGGTTGAAAAGTTCATCAACAAGATTTTTCTTACACATAGTTCTCCTTACACTCCCCGCATTAAAAACTGTGCACCGAAGATGCCTGCTTGATTGTTGTTTCTTTAGATAATGGATCAAATGGGATGCAATAGTAGACTTTCCCGTCGCAGGTAGTCCTACCAATATAATGACGAATTTGTTCTTATTATCAACATCTATTGGCGAGAGTTGTGGAATACTATCCAAAAAAATCTGACCAACTTCgttatttgtatttgtatttgaagAAGTCGTCTGAGTTTGTTCTTCTAAGACCGAACACGATGTAGCTCTTGAATATCTATTTAAGGAGAACAACGAGTTGATGGAATTTGTCGATGACTTATAAAATTCATTTGCTTCCGGCATCGTTTGTTTCTTCGAATAGTGCGGGATGAATGCAAATAACCTGATATCCTGAAGAATACGCTACTCGTTTGAAACTttcttaataataacaatggCGTTTGCTTGCTTGGTTGTCTTGATATCCGGTTCAAATACCTTGCGAGAGAAGATAAACTAGCGTTTCTTTAAAGCGTTCAtttataaatgaaataaaacaatGCTTCCAATCTGTAGGACCAttcataataaaattttgattcGTAAAccatttcattaatatattacataagttcatattttttcaatgaatcGTTTTTCAGATCGCAGGACGCTGTGTGAAATCTTCTCAGACAGGTGCGTATCCATTGCGCTGTTGGAACGCAAAGAGAAAATGGGACGGGACAACAAACGCTGCGCGAAGAAATCTCCGCGCACATTCACGGCTTCGgcgtttctttttctcgTATTTCTGGATGGTTCGCTCGGCTGAGAGCACCGTACGGTGCCGCACATTTTGCATGTAAATCGGTATGTAAGACCCGAACTGGAAGAACCTGAAGCAGCAGCAACAGCAGAAGCAATTGACTAAATCCACAATGGTGGGATAATGCTGGTCACGTGCACCAATATTCAACAATGCATTGCTGAACCAACGGCTCTTAAGGATACGTTTCTCTGCGTCAGTAACTATGTATACGCAATGGCAATGGTGTAATACCATCCATGGCTTAGTCATAGTAACGCTTGTCTCTTGGAAATGAACCCCAGAGTGTCCATTTCAGTGACTTTTGGTTCAACTGAGTATAATAGTCGTTCCATTCTTGTTCGGATAGTGCTTGATTTGTTTGATATTCAACGAAAAATACGTATTGCCATTTTCTAGTCGATAGTTTATTTGACGTAAAGGGTCTTGAATTAATTGAGCACATATTTAAGGAAAATTGCTTTAATACATTCAAAATATCCACTAATGAACCTGGTGAATCGTCAATAGTGAATGTAATTAAACTAATGTTTTCAGAGTCAGTCGATAATAACTCTTTCATAGGCGTAACTTCATTTCTTCTCTTCAAGACTAGAAATCTGGTGGTATTCCCTTTAATATCGTTTATATTAGCTTGTAAAATTTGTGCACCATTTATCTTTGCAGCAGCTTGACTGCCAATAgctaaatttaatatcttgTTTGGATTCCCATCTATGTCTAAACGAGTTTGCTGTTCCAGTGCAACTGTGACAGCTTCTGAGGTTGAGGATGTGTCAGATTTCCTGAATTTGATCTTTGGATATTTTTTACCCAAGTTTTCCAAATATTTTGCAACTTGGCCCCAAACTTGTGGGTGGGAATATATCTGGATTGTATCGTATTCTTCCTCCAATGTTTCCTTGAACTGGATATCATTAGATCCAATTAGACAATGCGCAATTGAGACATATTGCTCGCCAACAATTTTCAACAGAGGTTCATATAACTGCGACCCTTCTTTCTTAGTTGCATTTAACATTCTATCACGTAAAATATCATATGAAAATACAACTTGACCGTTCGTGGAGTTCTCTAGCGGAACAACAGAATAAGAGTACTCGTTATTCCTCtctaattcatcaaaaCAGTGTACAATTGAAGGCGATGGGATATATTTGACGTCGTTACTATTTTCAAATGCTTGTATTGCTGCTTGGTGAGAGTATGTCCCCTCTGGTCCcaaaaataatactttTTTCATAGCTTGATAGTCGTTTAGaaacaattgatatatGTGGTTCTTCTTAGTTAAGCAGTCACGCAAAACTTTTACCCAGAACGGTTCAAAATTATGAATAAATAACTTACCGTATTTTATAACCTTAGAATATACatctttttgaaatattatagcTCTTGAGTCGTTGGCTCGcttttcaattctttaaaataatatattaccCGTCTCTATGCTTTTGATGTGACGGATCAGCCGTTTCTGGTCATCTCAACATTAAGGTAAGAGACGTACTCTAAATCGCCCACACCCACCCATccacacacacacacacacacatttatataatcCAAACCTATCTTTATCAACAGTAACAGTGATGAAATAACgtaattaattttaagatGTTGCTATTCTCTTTCAAAAACATGTATCCAGTCCCCCCAGCATGCCTTTTAAAATCCTTGTGTCACAAAAAATGCAATGAGATAATTGCTTAAAAAGTGATAAATGTATAAAGTTAAAGTTCAAatagtttttttattgattataTAACTGTCTTAAATTTTAGCAAACAGCgttttatttctttaattagTTACTAATCCAGGTGTTCAATAATTCCCAAATCATCAAGTAGAATACATTCTAATGAAAGCCCTTCTATTTCccattttgttttttgttattaaatatgTTCTAGCAGATATTAACCCCATAGTTATTAACGGTAAGTATTTTGTTGATTCAGTCACCGGTGACCCGTTCTATATCAAAGGTGTGGATTATCAGCCTGGCGGCTCTTCTGAGTTTACTGGGAAGGGTGATCCATTATCGGATCCTGAAATTTGTGCAAGAgacatatatttattacaaaaCCTAGGTGTAAATACTATTAGAATTTACTCTATAAATCCCGATTTGAACCATGACAAGTGTATGACACTGTTGGCGACAGCAGGCATCTATATATTGTTGGATGTCAACTCTCCGTTACAAAATCAACATTTAAATAGATATGAGCCATGGATCACTTACAATGAACAATACCTGGAACATGTGTTTAAAATCATGGAgcatttttcttattataataacacCTTAGGCTATTTTGCtggaaatgaaattataaatgataaaaaatcaGCAAAAGTTGCACCAGTATACATTAAAAGATTAATTCAAGATATGAAGAAATATTCCACAAATCATTTAAACAGGGTTATTCCTGTAGGATACTCTGCTGCTGATGATTTAGATTACAGAGTGTCGTTGGCAAGTTATTTAGAGTGTGCAGATTCCAATATTGGCATGGATTCAACTGTCGACTTTTATGGAGTTAATTCATACCAATGGTGTGGCGAACAAACTATGAAAACGTCTGGTTATGACAAATTAGTCGAGGCGTATACCAATTATAGCAAACCCGTATTTTTTTCTGAATTTGGTTGTAATTTAGTTCAGCCTAGAACTTTTGGAGAGGTAAAGTCTATCTACTCAGATGCTATGTATAAAACATTTTGTGGTGGTCTTGTTTACGAATTTACACAGGAAGTAAACGATTATGGTTTAGTAAAAGAATCTAGTGATAAAAGTGTTACACTGTTACCTGACTTTAATACTTTATCTcttcaatataaaaatgttCAGACACCAACAAGAAAAGATTTGAACTTAGATTCTAATATTGTCATAGCTAATTcgaaacaaaaaaatttcgaTAGTGGTATCGAATGCAAACGCagatatcaaaatattgaaattgagGGGAAAATAGCAAAAGATGTGTCtgcaaatttaatttataaaggtgttaaattcaaaaaaggTCATTTCACAGATTTGAATGCAGATGATTTAGTTGTCAAACATGACATATTTGATGAGAATGGAGTGAAATTgaacaaagaaaaattgtCGATTACTGTCATCAATGAAATGGGAGCCTATGTATTGAGCAATGAAACgaacaaaaaagaaaataagaagaaaagCTCGGCAAATAACGCTAGTGTATATCTAAGTTTATTAGTTGGATCTCTGTTCTTATCACTTTTCCTCCAGTTCTAGATTACATACAGATATacacaatatatatatttcctATCTATCCTTTATCTACAATATAAaactatttttatttacgattatatgaatatgtttttgtttttgttcttgttcCGTGATCAGACATTACTACAATGTAAAAGAAGAACCAACCCATTTGCAACCATACCAACTGGAACATCTAACTAATTACTGAATGTATTGTAAGTTTACCTAATATGTTGCCATACTTTCCTATAAcactttatttaaataaacaaacACTCTAAAACACATTCCCGTCCTCTCGTGACAGTGTCACACTGAATTTGTGTCGCAACGCAAAACAAATTCACGTCAAAGTCGTTACGCGGCCTCTTTAACTGCCATTATAAAATCTCCTAAAACGGTATAATCTCGAATATTTGGAGCGTCCGGTTCCGTACGGTAATTTACTTCTTCTTCCCAATTAGGACAAAGCGAAATTGAGATGTCCAGCCAAAAAAGTCAAGACACGTAAAGATGATTTTACAAACGCACACacataataatttaatttgatatattttaaagagCATTAGCTTCTGTAACGTTAAAGGGGTATTCAACAGTGAAAAAAAGATAACTACAATCTGACAATTGTCTTGTTTTTACAAGAGAGTTCGTTCCTTTGAAATAAGGTGCCTCTCACAAGAAATCCACTCCATTAAAGGGCCAGGAaataactaataataagaCCTACAACAGTGAATCTATCTTCCTatctacatatatataaatgatgGCTAACGAATCTGAGACAATGATGTCCATGACTCCCGAGAAGGAGCGTGAATTGACTTCGAAGATATTAGAGAGAGCTGAAATTGCACAAATGACTCGTCAATTGAAAATCGGCTTAAACAAAGTATCCACGAATAAAGCTGTCAAATCGAATACAGGAACCAACAAGATGGGAGTTTTTCTACCAAGAAAAGACactaaaaaagaaacaaccAATGAAGAGAACATTAACCGttcaataaagaaaatgtcCCCTTCAAAGAATTACAGATCGGAGGAAAAATATGTACTCAATACCTCGTCATTGAATAACTACAACAGACCTGCAACTCCACCTCGAGTACCGCCTTCATCATCTGCATCTAATATGAATGAGATCGAGAATGAACAGGGACAGGAACGTATCGACAAtcataaattttcaaagcCAAAAATTCCTACAACTCCAAGGGCTGCAAACAATAATGCTTTATATTCATCATCACAACCAAGTAAAATATTGACTACTCCAAAGGGAAAGATTATCAATATCGATAATAAGATTAAAGATGAAAACAAGAATATTGAGGGCAATCAAAATGATAGCGGTGCAGATCTGTTGATGTATTTAGCAACAAGTCCATATGTCTCTAGCAAAACACCATATGATAGAATTCCTACCACACCATCAAGAAATCTTGAATCCGCAGAAAGTTCTTTACACAAGCTTGATCATGATTCGGCGGTCAGGTTCTCTCATATAAAACCTTCTATTTCGTCTCCTCAGTCAACGTTCAAGCAAACTTCAGTGCTTGACATCTCAGGTAATCAAGCTTCAGGTGTTTTCACTAACTCTATGTTGGATTCTCCAACAGTGTTCATCACCAACTCTCCatatcaaagaaaaaagaagcTAACCAGTAGCAGTCaaagtaataataactttaatGTATTACAGATTCCAACTACGCCTTCACGAGAACTACGTTCGTCACCCAACCCTAATTCATACTTATTGAAAACAcctaattttattatggGTGACTATGTGCACAATATCTTCAGTCCTTCACCTAAAgtcaatttttcatcaagTACTCTACCATCTAGTTCCGATAAGTATCTTGGTTCGTCTAATTCAAACTTAACTACTTCATCTAGAACGGTGAATGAGTTCACACTATCCAATACTTCTAATTCGAGAGATAATTCTGATAAATAATTGCATTCAATTTTTCGCATCTTATACAAAGCCAAATAGTATGAcataattaataatctaaatatttctatagttttattctattatttttgcatatatatcaaataaattattgtagtaaaatattgatagtGCTTTAAAGTATGATTGATTAATCAGTATTaactaaataatatatatatagaatgCTAATTATTTGGTATAATTTTTTGCAATGTAAGAACACATCTAAATTATATGATTAACTAATGATTGTTATGCTTGCGTTTTTTATGTGATTTATGATGATGATGCGATGCTTTTGATTTCTCTACAGGGATTTCGATTTCATCGGTTTCTCCAAGACCTTTCTCATTTTTAAAGACTTCTTTTCTCCATTCTCTTATTCTTTTAGACTTGGTAACCTTTCTCTTGTCCTTCATTCTCAATTCTTTTGGTCTGTATGGAGCAAATTTCTTCAAACCAATaaattgattcaattgtGTATCATCTGCATTGAAAATTTCCCTAGTAGTCAAACCAAAACTTTCTGGAGAAACTTCACGATAACGGAAACTTGGcttatcatcatctttgGAACGAGATCTTGACTTTCTCTCTTCCTGTTCTTGCtcaaattcttcaacaagggataatttattttgttcaaCAGCATTTTCAACAAGTTTGGTCAAgttctttttttctaatttctttgatttcttCTCACCCTTCCTTTCTTTTCTCGACTTAGTTGCCACTGGAGTGTCTTCATCGTTTTTGccttcatcttcatcttcactTCCATCTTCGCTCATATCAATTCCCTTTAACAAatcatcgtcatcatccCAAGTTGGCTTAgatttttgattataaaattCGTCATTAAATAACTCGGCAACCACTTGATCCCATTCATTATCCTTGTAATCGCTATTTAATAAAGTATTAGTAATCTTTTTCACcatattttcatcaatatcagcaccatattcttttttaatcATGTTTAAGACATCGGTTAATTTATGAACTTTTTcagttttctttttctggATTGCTTCgtctttcttctttatttcaGTTTGTTTTATgtctttttcttcatttctCTTCTTTCTACGAGACGAATTGTTAGATCTTCTCAAAGTGGCTTGATTACGAGCATAAGAAACAATTTCTGCTGCGTTTGGATCCTCATATCTGAAATTATAGGCGTGTTCAAATTGCTCAACTGcatcttcaaattcttcgtcatcttcttcaattttcaTTTCACCATCACCAGTCATCACCTTGTCACCTTTCTTTGGAATCCAAGCTTGTTGGTTGATGAATTCATCTAAGAATGCTTCTTCATTCTTGGATGGGTCAGGCAAATGAACTCTTTCAGATTTCGTAGCCTCTGGAGAGactttcttcttcaagAACCCTTCATCATCGTCAGAATTCGAACTATTTTCCTCGTCTTCTCCATCAAAagcatttttaatttcatccAGTAACTTTTTCTTCTCTGTAATTTGCTGTTCAGCATATGGTTGTTCAACCTCGCCCATATCATGATCACTTTCGTCATCTTTGAAAGTTTCACCATTTAATAAGTTCATTCTATGATAATCTTTCAAGTAAATTGGCTTCTGTTTTTCAACTGTACCAAGTGCTTTTACAGCATTTTCAGGGTCTTCAAAAAATCTCACCTCACCATTCAATAACTGATCCATGTCGTTATTTCTAATAGCAGAGATAACGTTATTAATACCGTCTTCAACTTCTTCAGTAATTAGCTCACCGTATTCATCTTCATTCTCACTGGAACTGCTCTCATCCGATTCAGAAACAGGGGTTTCTTTGACAACATCCTTAACTGGTGCGACGACTTGTTCTTTCAAGTTCTGTTTAGCTTCCTTAGCCTTTTTGGCAGCAGACTTCTTTCTTGGCATTTCTGGTTCTATTAGTGTTTTTCTGTcctttttaattgtttgtTTCGGCTAATATAACAATCCAGGAAGCTTCACTGCACAagcattaatatttataaggACAGTTACTAAACTTAAAAGGTACTATTCAATAGGTTTCCTGCACTACTAATtcgatgagatgagatgagatgagcttatggaatatttttcactgttaaaatttttagatCTTCGGAGTCAAGGAGGGTAACCTAatacattttttgaattttccAACATTACGGCATCTAAACCTAACTGCCCCCtttaaaaaacaaacatAAAACTGAAACTATAACAACTAATACATAATTAATAACCAACttcataaaaataaatggtGCAATTTAAGAGCTAAAACAAGATACAAGACGTGGTACATCAGTGTGCTTTAGACAAATTTGCAATAGTTGAGAAAGATTTTAGTTGTGAACTGCACAACATAGACTACGTTAGATAAAATAGAGATTTCTAATATTGGTGTAAATCATGGATAGTGGGAATAATAGACTGTTCCGTTTGCCTTTCCATCTTCCTAACTCGGTTACTGCTAGGAAGTGgtgtgtatatatatcagGTGTGTTGTATGCCGTTGGGTTTTGGCTATTTTTAGATGCAGTAATATATTCGAAGCATGCTAATGCTTCAGATCTGCATGTAACGTTTGTTGATTGGATTCCATTTTTGTGTAGCACATTTGGTACTATTATTGTGAGTtcaatagaaaaaaatagGTTACTGGAGGGTGCATTATCATCAGACTCAGGTCTTGGGTATATTGGAGATAGTCTAGACTCTACTCTAGCTTGGCAAGCTCGTGCGGTTTTATTCCTTGGGTTTGCATTACTAGCCGGTGGTATGTCTGGATCTGTGGTTCtcttaataataaaattcataGTGAAGGACTATACGTCGTATCCAACACTAGGAATGGGTATTAATAACGTTTTAGGAAACTTCTGTATAATTCTAAGTTGTGTCGTACTCTGGGTCGCACAAAATATGCAAGATGAATACTCATATTCCTTGAATCTTTAACTTGGCAAGCTAGGAAGATATGTATCATGAATGAAttataaatgtatatatacataagTGTATCTTCTAATTAATATATGCATAATAAGTAAACATCTCTTTTACTAAGTTAAACAAATAGCCGAATTATATTCTCATTTAAAGTGACTGTTTCTGTTGGTGTAATGTTTGGATGTTTATATTAAACCATAATACATGCGTAATGTGTGGGTGTACACATGTTTcagaaaaattcaaaaatgttcaaaaatgttcaaaaatgtttttttctttattttcgGTGTTGGACGCGTTAGCTTTGAAGTTGTTCCCCACAACCAGACATTTTGAATGGAAATTTTTAGTGCATAACCAGCAAAGAGTTGCGTGTAATCCATTGTTATTTTCTCCCTAAGTGTTATTATTCTCTGTCTAAAGTGATAGAAAGCTCTAGACAGGGATGCCtgtattttctttctgGTGCCGGTTGGATGTTTATTTTTCCAGTGCGGTGATGGTAATTATGTATTGCATAATATTATCGATTTGGTGTGAaactttttgaaaaattctttttacaataataatactgaTGGTAATTATGATACTGTTAATACTTAGCTtaatagtattattatGCTAGTTCATGATTATCTTTGatgaaatatcaatttgataattgaGTATTAGCAGTTTGACTTGACTTAgatttgatatatatattaggTGTATTTAAAGTATACTTACTGAAAGCTcatattcttcaaaagaaCTGGAAAACCACAACAAATCATACGTAAAAATGGCTCCATCTGGTatgttaaatattataataataaataatatgaaGTGCTTACTTTCGAGGAAtggaaaaaaaaatatggtAACTGTCAAGGCATGAATGTCTAGAACATTGATTGACTAAAGTTGATAAGGCTTTGATAACACAACGGAATATTTGGAAGTTACtctaattataaatttcaacTGCTTGATAAATGATAAACTGCTAGGTTTATGGCAACTATAATCAATGAaccaaaattaatttatagTGCTGCCGTTTACTAATGTAATGTGAAATCTCAGTTTAACAGTATTAATGAGTATATTAGAAAATCAAGCGAATTGACGTCTCTTTTCACGCTGTGTTTCCAAGTCGGTTATGTTTCCTGTTTAATGTGATATTTCTGACGATAGTTGCAATATATTCAAGCTCCTGGATGTGCTTCATATAAAAGATTGTGAATGTTTCTTTACTAACTATTACTTTAAtcgaatatttttttacttatcttaataaaaaattatgattAATACATTTCAATATAGCTAAGGCTTCTGCTGCTAAGAAAGCTGTTGTCAAGGGTACCAACGGTAAAAAGGCTTTGAAGATTAGAACTTCTGCTACTTTCAGACTTCCAAAGACCTTAAAGTTGGCTAGATCTCCAAAGTATGCTACCAAGTCTGTTCCACATTACAACAGATTAGATGCTTACAAGGTTATTGAACAACCAATTAACTCTGAAACCGCTATGAAATTAGTTGAAGATGGTAA comes from the Tetrapisispora phaffii CBS 4417 chromosome 1, complete genome genome and includes:
- the RPL25 gene encoding 60S ribosomal protein uL23 (similar to Saccharomyces cerevisiae RPL25 (YOL127W); ancestral locus Anc_3.43), whose product is MAPSAKASAAKKAVVKGTNGKKALKIRTSATFRLPKTLKLARSPKYATKSVPHYNRLDAYKVIEQPINSETAMKLVEDGNTLVFQVSLKANKYQIKKAVKELYEVDVKSVNTLIRPNGTKKAYVRLTADYDALDIANRIGYI